One Salmo trutta chromosome 12, fSalTru1.1, whole genome shotgun sequence genomic region harbors:
- the LOC115203345 gene encoding zinc transporter 4-like: MSGGASFMSKVRSAFRKEPEDWDLSDTAPFDLSGDELAEDEAPKFNKLKVVVSGEMEDYAAGAPSNGVAVNTVVVDDDDSLLDSSSGSLGSPGVNMDRSQCESCTRKREGVKRRRVMKKLAWASVLYFLFMIGELIGGYVANSLAIMTDALHMLTDLIGIVVSLLALWLSAKPPTNRFTFGLHRLEVVSAGISVLLIYILTGVLLNEAVQRTVSQDFEINGDAMLITAAVGVAVNLVMGFLLNQTGNGHLHSHGGHGHSHGVPPPPSHGHGHSHGGPPAQGPQGSLAVRAAFIHALGDLVQSIGVLIAAYIVRFKPEYKLADPICTYIFSILVLFTTIRIIRDTGVIVLEGAPRHVDVQRIREDLLKLEDVQSVDELKVWALTGDKTSALAHLRLSPSSASAWEDVQAKARHLLIHTYGLTRCTVQVQTHRNRATHTCAHCRESTT, translated from the exons ATGTCAGGTGGTGCGAGCTTCATGAGCAAGGTGCGGTCCGCCTTTAGGAAGGAGCCTGAGGACTGGGACCTGAGCGACACGGCGCCCTTTGACCTCTCCGGGGACGAGCTCGCGGAGGATGAGGCGCCCAAGTTCAACAAACTCAAAGTGGTGGTTTCCGGTGAGATGGAGGACTACGCAGCAGGGGCACCGTCGAACGGCGTCGCGGTGAACACAGTGGTGGTGGATGATGACGATTCGCTGCTCGACTCGTCTTCGGGGAGTTTGGGGAGCCCCGGTGTCAACATGGACCGGTCGCAGTGTGAGAGCTGcacgaggaagagagagggggttaaACGGAGGAGAGTGATGAAGAAGTTGGCTTGGGCCTCAGTGTTGTATTTCCTCTTCATGATTGGAGAACTGATAG gTGGTTATGTAGCTAACAGTCTGGCCATAATGACTGATGCTCTCCACATGTTAACTGACCTGATTGGGATAGTGGTGTCTCTGCTGGCACTGTGGCTGTCTGCTAAACCACCCACCAATAGATTCACCTTCGGACTGCATCGCCTAG AGGTGGTCTCAGCCGGTATCAGTGTGTTACTCATCTACATCCTAACGGGGGTGTTGTTGAACGAGGCGGTGCAGAGAACTGTCAGTCAGGACTTTGAAATCAACGGAGATGCCATGCTCATCACTGCAGCTGTGGGGGTCGCTGTCAACCTAGT TATGGGTTTCCTCCTGAACCAGACCGGTAACGGTCACCTCCACTCCCACGGGGGTCATGGTCACTCACACGGGGTTCCCCCTCCACCCTCACACGGCCATGGCCACAGCCACGGTGGCCCCCCAGCCCAGGGTCCCCAGGGAAGCCTGGCGGTCAGGGCAGCCTTCATCCATGCACTGGGAGACCTGGTCCAGAGTATAGGGGTCCTCATAGCTGCCTACATCGTTCGCTTCAAG CCAGAGTACAAGCTGGCAGACCCCATCTGTACCTACATCTTCTCTATCCTGGTGCTGTTCACAACGATACGCATCATACGAGACACAGGAGTCATCGTCCTCGAGG GGGCGCCCAGGCATGTGGACGTTCAGCGAATCAGAGAAGACCTTCTGAAGTTGGAGGACGTCCAATCAGTTGACGAGCTCAAAGTGTGGGCATTAACTGGTGACAAGACCTCGGCCCTCGCACACCTGCGGCTCT CGCCCTCTAGTGCCAGTGCGTGGGAGGACGTGCAGGCCAAGGCCAGACACCTGTTGATCCACACCTACGGCCTGACCAGGTGCACGGTGCAGgtccagacacacagaaacagggcTACACACACCTGTGCACACTGTCGAGAGTCCACCACATAG